Genomic DNA from Marnyiella aurantia:
TTCATTAAGTTTTTCAGCGATAGGATTTAGGTCGGTTTTTTCCAACCCGATAATGTCAGGATTGTCCATAATATGTCTTTTTAAAAATTTTTGATGTAAAGAGTGGATACAAATTCCATGCTAATTGCATTTTGAGACCCTTTGCGTGCGCAAAAGAAAACGGGAAGTTCTAAACACTTTATCGCCTTCCTTAAAGGGATAAGCGAGGGTATATGTTAATTAGGACTATTACAAAATGTAATTAATTATAAATCAGTGCTTGTAGGTTGAATAATTATTTCTATTTTTGCACCCTAAAATAAAAAGCAATTAAATGCCTACTATTCAACAATTAGTAAGAAAAGGAAGAGCCACGCTTGCCAAGAAGAGCAAATCGGCTGCCCTTGATTCTTGTCCACAAAGACGCGGTGTTTGTACGAGAGTATACACCACTACCCCAAAGAAACCTAACTCTGCACTTAGAAAAGTGGCAAGGGTAAGACTTTCCAACGGGAAGGAGATCAACGCCTACATCCCGGGCGAAGGACATAATCTTCAGGAGCACTCGATAGTATTGGTAAGAGGCGGAAGGGTGAAAGACCTACCGGGAGTACGTTATCACATTGTAAGAGGTGCTTTAGACACTGCAGGTGTGAGTGGAAGAACTCAGAGAAGATCCAAGTACGGAGCTAAGAGACCAAAACCAGGTCAGGCAGCTGCTGCACCAGCAAAAGGTAAAAAGAAGTAATCATTAAAGTTTAAGGTACAGAACAATGAGAAAAACGAAAGCAAAAAAAAGACCGTTGTTACCGGATCCACAATTTAATGATCAACTGGTAACAAGATTTGTAAATAACCTGATGCTTGACGGTAAGAAGTCAATCGCATTCAAAATTTTCTACGATGCTCTTGAGCTTGTAGAAGCAAAAAAAGGAGAAACTGAAAAGACTGCCCTTGAAATCTGGAAAGATGCGCTTACGAACGTTATGCCTCACGTAGAGGTTCGTTCCAGGAGAATCGGTGGTGCTAACTTTCAGATTCCAATGCCAATCAGAGCCGACAGAAAAATTTCTATGGCAATGAAATGGTTAATTAAGTACTCTAAAGCAAGAAATGATAAGTCTATGGCTCAAAAGCTTGCGGCTGAAGTTATTGCTGCTTCCAGAGAAGAAGGTGCTGCTTATAAGAAGAAAACAGACACTCACAGAATGGCTGAAGCAAACAAAGCATTTTCACACTTTAAATTCTAATCTGAAATGGCAAGAGATCTTAAACTAACAAGAAACATCGGTATCGCTGCTCACATTGATGCAGGGAAAACCACCACTACAGAAAGGATTTTATTTTATTCCGGTAAGAACCATAAGATTGGGGAAACTCACGAAGGTGGTGCTACTACCGACTGGATGGAGCAGGAAGCTGAAAGAGGGATTACTATTACATCTGCAGCAGTAACTGTAGACTGGAAATTCCCAACTGAGCAGGGTAAACCCCTTCCTGATGCCAAGAATTATCATTTCAATATTATCGATACCCCCGGACACGTGGATTTTACCGTTGAGGTAAACCGTTCACTTCGTGTTCTGGATGGACTTGTGTTCCTTTTCTCTGCTGTAGACGGTGTTGAGCCTCAGTCTGAGACTAACTGGAGACTTGCAGATAATTACAAGGTTGCACGTATGGGCTTTGTAAACAAAATGGACCGTCAGGGAGCTGACTTCCTGAATGTTTGTAAGCAGGTGAAGGAAATGCTTGGTTCCAATGCCGTTCCTATCGTACTTCCTATCGGTGATGAAGCAGATTTTAAAGGTGTTGTAGATTTGGTTAAAAACCGTGCTATCGTATGGCATGATGATAACCACGGTTCTACTTTCGACATCGTTGATATTCCA
This window encodes:
- the rpsL gene encoding 30S ribosomal protein S12 — protein: MPTIQQLVRKGRATLAKKSKSAALDSCPQRRGVCTRVYTTTPKKPNSALRKVARVRLSNGKEINAYIPGEGHNLQEHSIVLVRGGRVKDLPGVRYHIVRGALDTAGVSGRTQRRSKYGAKRPKPGQAAAAPAKGKKK
- the rpsG gene encoding 30S ribosomal protein S7, with protein sequence MRKTKAKKRPLLPDPQFNDQLVTRFVNNLMLDGKKSIAFKIFYDALELVEAKKGETEKTALEIWKDALTNVMPHVEVRSRRIGGANFQIPMPIRADRKISMAMKWLIKYSKARNDKSMAQKLAAEVIAASREEGAAYKKKTDTHRMAEANKAFSHFKF